Proteins encoded within one genomic window of Micromonospora halotolerans:
- a CDS encoding CapA family protein encodes MYAPALSVSRPRRRPAGLRARLAAALGAALVVLLVAGCGDAGSGDGPLWQPGQGGGSTASGGPAEGDQAAEPSGSTEKSISLTATGDVIMGNAPSRLPANGGKGFFDDVKAALKGDLVMGNLEEPLTDDTGAGKCGPKPKNCYQFRAPPGWAAHLRSAGFQLLNQANNHGYDYGQQGYENTQSALEAHGLKHTGAPGEITVVDVKGVKVAVAGFSSYPWSNSLVDIDAAKQVITMAKGMADLVVVQVHMGAEGADRSRVKPGTEMYVGENRGDPIRFSHAVIDAGADLVIGHGPHVLRGMEFYKGRLIAYSLGNFAGGGKSLNSAGRLGWGGVLKVSLTAEGRFVGGQFTSTAMNSVGRPAVDGQDRGLGLVREVTRSDFPTTGAKLDGSGKISAPAGG; translated from the coding sequence ATGTACGCTCCCGCCCTTTCCGTGTCTCGTCCCCGCCGCCGCCCCGCCGGCCTGCGCGCGCGCCTCGCCGCCGCCCTCGGCGCGGCGCTCGTCGTCCTGCTCGTCGCCGGCTGCGGCGACGCGGGTTCCGGCGACGGCCCCCTCTGGCAGCCGGGCCAGGGCGGGGGATCGACCGCGTCCGGAGGGCCGGCCGAGGGCGACCAGGCCGCCGAGCCGAGCGGTTCGACCGAGAAGTCCATCTCGCTGACCGCGACCGGTGACGTGATCATGGGCAACGCCCCGTCCCGGCTTCCGGCCAACGGCGGGAAGGGCTTCTTCGACGACGTCAAGGCCGCGCTCAAGGGCGACCTGGTGATGGGCAACCTGGAGGAGCCCCTCACCGACGACACCGGCGCCGGCAAGTGCGGCCCGAAGCCCAAGAACTGCTACCAGTTCCGGGCGCCCCCGGGCTGGGCGGCGCACCTGCGTTCGGCCGGGTTCCAGCTGCTCAACCAGGCCAACAACCACGGCTACGACTACGGCCAGCAGGGCTACGAGAACACCCAGTCGGCGCTGGAGGCGCACGGGCTCAAGCACACCGGCGCGCCGGGCGAGATCACCGTCGTCGACGTCAAGGGCGTGAAGGTGGCCGTGGCGGGCTTCTCGTCGTACCCGTGGTCGAACAGCCTCGTCGACATCGACGCCGCGAAGCAGGTCATCACCATGGCCAAGGGCATGGCCGACCTGGTCGTGGTGCAGGTGCACATGGGCGCCGAGGGCGCCGACCGCAGCCGGGTGAAGCCGGGCACCGAGATGTACGTCGGGGAGAACCGGGGCGACCCGATCCGCTTCTCGCACGCCGTGATCGACGCGGGCGCCGACCTGGTGATCGGGCACGGCCCGCACGTGCTGCGCGGCATGGAGTTCTACAAGGGGCGGCTGATCGCCTACAGCCTGGGCAACTTCGCCGGCGGCGGGAAGTCGCTGAACAGCGCCGGCCGGCTGGGCTGGGGCGGCGTGCTGAAGGTCTCGCTGACCGCGGAGGGTCGCTTCGTCGGCGGCCAGTTCACGTCGACCGCGATGAACAGCGTGGGCCGGCCGGCCGTCGACGGGCAGGACCGGGGCCTCGGGCTCGTCCGCGAGGTGACCCGGTCGGACTTCCCGACGACCGGCGCCAAGCTCGACGGGAGCGGCAAGATCAGCGCCCCGGCGGGTGGCTGA
- the nth gene encoding endonuclease III, with protein sequence MTTSSPETDLGRTRRARRIGRVLTETHPDAHCELDHSNALELAVATILSAQCTDKKVNEVTPKLFARYRTAADYAGADRAELEELIRPTGFYRNKTSSLINLGRALCERYDGEVPGRLADLVTLPGIGRKTANVILGNAFDVPGITVDTHFQRLVQRWRLTTETDPVKIEHAIGALYPKRDWTMLSHRIIFHGRRVCHARKPACGACTLAKLCPAYGTGPTDPVAAAKLLKGPRARDLAAAVGIDPDLVPQQAVAAEVP encoded by the coding sequence GTGACCACGTCCTCCCCCGAGACCGACCTCGGTCGCACGCGCCGTGCCCGGCGGATCGGCCGGGTGCTCACCGAGACCCACCCCGACGCGCACTGTGAGCTCGACCACTCCAACGCGCTGGAGCTGGCGGTCGCCACGATCCTGTCGGCGCAGTGCACGGACAAGAAGGTCAACGAGGTCACCCCGAAGCTGTTCGCCCGCTACCGCACCGCGGCGGACTACGCCGGGGCCGACCGCGCCGAGCTGGAGGAGCTGATCCGGCCCACCGGCTTCTACCGCAACAAGACCAGCTCGCTGATCAACCTGGGCCGGGCCCTCTGCGAGCGCTACGACGGCGAGGTCCCCGGCCGGCTGGCCGACCTGGTCACCCTCCCGGGCATCGGGCGCAAGACCGCCAACGTCATCCTCGGCAACGCCTTCGACGTCCCCGGCATCACCGTCGACACCCACTTCCAGCGGCTGGTGCAGCGCTGGCGGCTTACCACCGAGACCGACCCGGTCAAGATCGAGCACGCGATCGGCGCGCTCTACCCGAAGCGCGACTGGACCATGCTGTCGCACCGGATCATCTTCCACGGCCGGCGGGTCTGCCACGCCCGCAAGCCGGCCTGCGGCGCCTGCACGCTGGCGAAGCTCTGCCCGGCGTACGGCACCGGGCCGACCGATCCGGTGGCCGCGGCCAAGCTGCTCAAGGGCCCCCGCGCCCGGGATCTGGCGGCGGCCGTCGGCATCGACCCCGACCTGGTGCCGCAGCAGGCGGTCGCGGCGGAGGTGCCGTGA
- a CDS encoding TlpA family protein disulfide reductase, with amino-acid sequence MTRRLAYLLVPLLLAVAGCTGTTVEPAGPAPATRAERPSPFADCAPLTAAPASGPTPSGAAGDPLPDLALSCFTGGAPVNVRDIRGPAVINVWASWCPPCRKELPAFQRLSERAGGRFQVIGVNSRDSRGGAQSIGEDFGVRFPMLVDQGDAFERALGRNAFPLTVLVDADGRIRHTDSTGALDDARLAELVRTHLGVRL; translated from the coding sequence GTGACCCGCCGGCTCGCCTACCTGCTCGTCCCGCTGCTGCTCGCGGTGGCCGGCTGCACCGGCACGACCGTCGAGCCGGCGGGCCCGGCGCCGGCCACCCGCGCCGAGCGCCCCTCGCCGTTCGCCGACTGCGCCCCGCTGACCGCCGCGCCGGCCTCCGGCCCGACCCCCTCCGGCGCCGCCGGGGACCCGCTGCCCGACCTGGCGCTCTCCTGCTTCACCGGGGGCGCCCCGGTGAACGTGCGGGACATCCGGGGGCCCGCGGTGATCAACGTGTGGGCGTCCTGGTGCCCGCCGTGCCGCAAGGAGCTGCCCGCGTTCCAGCGACTCAGCGAGCGGGCCGGCGGCCGGTTCCAGGTGATCGGCGTCAACAGCCGGGACAGCCGTGGTGGCGCGCAGTCCATCGGTGAGGACTTCGGCGTCCGGTTCCCCATGCTGGTCGACCAGGGTGACGCGTTCGAGCGGGCGCTCGGCCGCAACGCCTTCCCGCTGACCGTCCTGGTCGACGCCGACGGGCGGATCCGGCACACCGACTCGACCGGGGCGCTGGACGACGCCCGCCTGGCCGAGCTGGTCCGCACCCACCTCGGGGTGCGGCTGTGA
- a CDS encoding NUDIX hydrolase: MTRRPPDWLDPLLGRLGTARAEDFTRLATPESGGRESAVLVLLGEEPGAGPDVLVLQRAATLRNHAGQPAFPGGAADPEDADASATALREANEEVDLDPASVTVLAELPKLWIPVSDFVVTPVLAWWHTPHPVHPREPAEVAHVARLPVAELVDPENRMRVRHPSGWIGPAFSVRGMLVWGFTAGVLNTLLEMGGWARPWPRSRVVELPPAAAPAPSAGTDAVDESPVR, translated from the coding sequence GTGACCCGACGGCCGCCGGACTGGCTCGATCCGCTGCTCGGCCGGCTCGGCACCGCGCGGGCCGAGGACTTCACCCGGCTCGCCACCCCGGAGAGCGGCGGCCGGGAGAGCGCCGTGCTGGTGCTGCTCGGCGAGGAGCCGGGCGCCGGCCCGGACGTGCTGGTCCTCCAGCGCGCCGCCACGCTGCGCAACCACGCCGGGCAGCCGGCCTTCCCCGGCGGCGCGGCCGACCCGGAGGACGCCGACGCCAGCGCCACCGCCCTGCGCGAGGCGAACGAGGAGGTCGACCTCGACCCGGCCAGCGTGACCGTGCTGGCCGAGCTGCCCAAGCTGTGGATCCCGGTCAGCGACTTCGTGGTCACCCCGGTGCTCGCCTGGTGGCACACCCCGCACCCGGTGCACCCGCGCGAGCCGGCCGAGGTGGCGCACGTCGCCCGGCTGCCGGTCGCCGAGCTGGTCGACCCGGAGAACCGGATGCGGGTACGCCACCCGAGCGGCTGGATCGGCCCGGCCTTCTCGGTGCGCGGCATGCTGGTCTGGGGCTTCACGGCCGGGGTGCTGAACACGCTGCTGGAGATGGGCGGCTGGGCCCGTCCGTGGCCGCGTTCCCGGGTGGTGGAGCTGCCGCCGGCCGCCGCGCCCGCCCCCTCGGCCGGCACCGACGCGGTCGACGAGAGCCCCGTCCGCTGA
- a CDS encoding MarP family serine protease: protein MSAVDLVLLLLMLVFAISGYRQGFVIGALSFSGFFLGALLGLQLGPLVARQFTDSGTRVLISLVAIFGLAVLGQALAGWLGSNLRAAITGPAGRKIDDAGGAVISVFAVMLVAWLVAVPLGSSSVPWLASSVRNSALLTVVDRVLPDQAQELSTALRDTVDTNGFPDVFGDLAPTRARQVSPPDPALANSQVVKNSQRAVVKVLGSAPSCARRIEGSGFVYADDRVMTNAHVVAGTRSVAVELRGERYDGEVVVYDPARDLAVLHVPGLPGPSLRFAAGEAGSGADAIVLGFPLDGPYDARPARIRDVDRITGPDIYSSGDVTREIYTIRALVRSGNSGGPLVSSNGLVLGVIFAAAADDPNTGFAVTAAEARSVALAGAERTRGVATGECT from the coding sequence GTGTCCGCCGTGGATCTCGTACTGCTCCTGCTCATGCTCGTGTTCGCGATCAGCGGATACCGTCAGGGTTTCGTCATCGGGGCGCTGTCGTTCTCCGGTTTCTTCCTGGGCGCGCTGCTCGGCCTGCAGCTCGGGCCCCTGGTCGCCCGGCAGTTCACCGACAGCGGGACACGCGTGCTGATCTCCCTGGTCGCCATCTTCGGGCTGGCCGTGCTGGGGCAGGCGCTGGCCGGCTGGCTGGGCTCCAACCTGCGGGCCGCGATCACCGGGCCCGCCGGGCGGAAGATCGACGACGCCGGCGGCGCGGTCATCTCGGTCTTCGCGGTCATGCTGGTGGCCTGGCTGGTCGCCGTGCCGCTGGGCTCCTCGTCGGTGCCCTGGCTGGCCTCCTCGGTCCGCAACAGCGCCCTGCTCACCGTGGTCGACCGGGTGCTGCCGGACCAGGCGCAGGAGCTGTCCACGGCACTGCGCGACACGGTCGACACCAACGGCTTCCCGGACGTCTTCGGCGACCTCGCGCCCACCCGGGCCCGGCAGGTCTCCCCGCCCGACCCGGCACTGGCCAACTCGCAGGTGGTGAAGAACAGCCAGCGGGCGGTGGTGAAGGTGCTGGGCTCCGCGCCGAGCTGCGCCCGCCGCATCGAGGGCTCCGGCTTCGTGTACGCCGACGACCGGGTGATGACCAACGCGCACGTGGTGGCGGGCACCCGGTCGGTGGCCGTGGAGCTGCGCGGCGAGCGCTACGACGGTGAGGTCGTCGTCTACGACCCCGCACGGGACCTGGCCGTGCTGCACGTTCCGGGGCTGCCCGGACCGTCGCTGCGCTTCGCCGCCGGTGAGGCCGGCAGCGGGGCCGACGCCATCGTGCTGGGCTTCCCCCTCGACGGTCCGTACGACGCCCGCCCGGCCCGGATCCGGGACGTCGACCGGATCACCGGGCCGGACATCTACTCGTCCGGTGACGTGACCCGGGAGATCTACACGATCCGGGCGCTGGTCCGCAGCGGCAACTCGGGCGGCCCGCTGGTCTCCTCGAACGGGCTGGTGCTCGGCGTGATCTTCGCCGCCGCCGCGGACGACCCGAACACCGGCTTCGCGGTGACCGCCGCCGAGGCCCGGTCGGTGGCGCTGGCCGGCGCGGAGCGTACCCGGGGGGTCGCCACCGGCGAGTGCACCTGA
- a CDS encoding phosphatase PAP2 family protein, translated as MSDVAVHIARRVLLPVALLFAVLVGLGLLVTRVLATTWPFTVEDAVNRELAAHRTPGWNDVSLVFSTLASTQLIVVVTVLAALVLRLVLHRWREPIFLCAAVSAQALIFLFTTMVIDRHRPAVEHMDDSPPTSSFPSGHTSAAMALYVGLAVLLALRARSRPAKVAWWTLLVLVPVGVALTRMYRGMHHPSDVVASFLNGAACVAIMARAVLDRTLTWGRAKLPLGRSGGDVAPARTAAR; from the coding sequence ATGTCCGATGTCGCGGTCCACATCGCCCGGCGGGTGCTCCTGCCGGTGGCCCTGCTCTTCGCCGTCCTGGTGGGGTTGGGCCTGCTGGTCACCCGGGTGCTCGCGACGACCTGGCCGTTCACCGTGGAGGACGCGGTCAACCGCGAGTTGGCCGCGCACCGGACACCCGGCTGGAACGACGTCTCGCTGGTGTTCAGCACGCTGGCCAGCACCCAGCTGATCGTCGTGGTGACCGTGCTGGCGGCGCTGGTGCTGCGGCTCGTGCTGCACCGCTGGCGGGAGCCGATCTTCCTCTGCGCCGCCGTGAGCGCGCAGGCGCTGATCTTCCTCTTCACCACGATGGTCATCGACCGCCACCGGCCGGCCGTCGAGCACATGGACGACTCGCCGCCGACCTCCAGCTTCCCCTCGGGGCACACCTCGGCCGCGATGGCGCTCTACGTCGGCCTCGCGGTGCTGCTCGCGCTGCGGGCGCGGAGCAGGCCGGCCAAGGTCGCCTGGTGGACCCTCCTCGTGCTGGTCCCGGTCGGGGTCGCCCTCACCCGGATGTACCGGGGCATGCACCATCCGAGCGACGTGGTGGCGTCCTTCCTCAACGGCGCCGCCTGCGTGGCGATCATGGCGCGGGCCGTGCTGGACCGCACGCTCACCTGGGGCCGGGCCAAACTGCCGCTCGGCCGCTCCGGGGGCGACGTGGCCCCGGCGCGCACCGCCGCCCGCTGA
- a CDS encoding phosphatase PAP2 family protein, which translates to MNTPVGLSTRDRSWRHRRLDPDHSLGLRLTLAATAAFLVLVPFALLALLVLGAWSPLSRLDAAITDALHGYALDHPAWVRLTEVWTHVFGPGPLRLAAAGVVVWLLWRGAPRLALWVVTTMTVGGLLGALLKLLVGRHRPDLLDPVARAAGYSFPSGHALNATLAAGVLLLVFLPFARHSRVWRGALWVAAVLIAVLTGLSRIALGVHWTSDVVGGWLLGVAVVVATAAAFSTWRTRVGRRPVRTAREGVEPEVAEPGPDGRHA; encoded by the coding sequence ATGAACACGCCCGTCGGCCTCTCCACTCGCGATCGGTCCTGGCGGCACCGCCGCCTGGACCCGGACCATTCGCTGGGCCTCCGGCTGACCCTGGCGGCCACCGCCGCGTTCCTGGTGCTGGTGCCGTTCGCCCTGCTCGCGCTGCTGGTGCTGGGCGCCTGGTCGCCGCTGTCCCGGCTGGACGCCGCGATCACCGACGCCCTGCACGGGTACGCCCTCGACCACCCGGCCTGGGTCCGGCTGACCGAGGTCTGGACCCACGTCTTCGGGCCCGGCCCGCTCCGGCTGGCCGCCGCCGGCGTGGTGGTGTGGTTGCTGTGGCGCGGCGCGCCCCGGCTGGCCCTCTGGGTGGTCACCACGATGACCGTCGGTGGGCTGCTCGGCGCGCTGCTGAAACTGCTCGTCGGCCGGCACCGGCCGGACCTGCTCGACCCGGTGGCCCGGGCGGCCGGCTACTCCTTCCCGTCCGGCCACGCGCTGAACGCCACCCTGGCCGCCGGGGTGCTCCTGCTGGTCTTCCTGCCGTTCGCCCGGCACAGCCGGGTGTGGCGCGGCGCGCTCTGGGTGGCCGCGGTGCTCATCGCGGTGCTGACCGGGCTCAGCCGGATCGCACTGGGCGTGCACTGGACCAGCGACGTGGTCGGCGGCTGGCTGCTCGGCGTGGCGGTGGTGGTCGCCACCGCGGCCGCGTTCTCCACCTGGCGGACCCGGGTCGGCCGGCGGCCGGTGCGTACGGCCCGGGAGGGGGTCGAGCCGGAGGTGGCCGAGCCGGGGCCGGACGGCCGCCACGCGTAG
- the mycP gene encoding type VII secretion-associated serine protease mycosin, whose amino-acid sequence MKWLGNVTRDRQGVPTAPPRRLAGRALLAAAAVVAAVAGPLAPPAHAAPATAAPGAARLAPADEFAGVDPTRDGQWQLASLRAQTAWQTSTGRGVIVAVVDSGVDASHPDLAGQVLSGVDLVSGGADGPDPVGHGTTVAGLIAGRRDDDRGAVGLAPDAKILPVRVLDQENRYDDAGTVADGVYWAVDHGARVINLSLGGSDTSDSLAAAIDYAFARNVVVVACTGNLATSNSRDVWYPAREPGVLAVTGLDANDNLWSGAITGHETVLSAPATAINGARPGGYWLVQGTSFAAPLVAATAALVRARYPQMSAADVVNRIINTARDLGPTGRDDRFGYGMVDPVAALTADVPAVQRNPLDDNGSPGTVGFGWAPGLGPDTRAAAGAGGDRFSVAAPQQQTRWAAHPAGQVADSARERLWPGLAMFVALVTSAALVVRRLRQSRR is encoded by the coding sequence ATGAAATGGCTGGGGAATGTGACCAGGGATCGGCAGGGAGTTCCCACCGCGCCTCCCCGGCGTCTCGCCGGCCGCGCGCTGCTCGCCGCGGCGGCGGTCGTGGCCGCCGTGGCCGGTCCCCTCGCGCCGCCCGCTCACGCCGCCCCGGCCACCGCCGCACCGGGAGCCGCCCGGCTGGCGCCGGCGGACGAGTTCGCCGGGGTGGACCCGACCCGCGACGGCCAGTGGCAGCTCGCCAGCCTGCGGGCACAGACCGCGTGGCAGACCTCCACCGGTCGCGGCGTCATCGTCGCGGTGGTCGACTCCGGAGTCGACGCTTCCCATCCCGACCTGGCCGGCCAGGTGCTGTCCGGCGTGGACCTGGTCTCCGGCGGCGCCGACGGGCCCGACCCGGTGGGGCACGGCACCACGGTGGCCGGCCTCATCGCCGGGCGCCGGGACGACGATCGTGGCGCGGTCGGGCTGGCGCCGGATGCCAAGATCCTTCCGGTCCGGGTGCTCGACCAGGAGAACCGGTACGACGACGCGGGCACGGTCGCCGACGGGGTGTACTGGGCGGTCGACCACGGCGCCCGTGTGATCAACCTTTCCCTCGGTGGGAGCGACACCAGCGACTCCCTGGCCGCCGCCATCGACTACGCCTTCGCCCGCAACGTCGTGGTGGTCGCCTGCACGGGCAACCTGGCCACCTCGAACAGCCGCGACGTCTGGTACCCGGCCCGCGAGCCGGGCGTCCTCGCCGTCACCGGGCTGGACGCGAACGACAACCTCTGGTCCGGCGCCATCACCGGTCACGAGACGGTGCTCAGCGCCCCGGCCACCGCGATCAACGGGGCCCGGCCCGGCGGATACTGGCTAGTGCAGGGCACCAGCTTCGCGGCTCCGCTGGTCGCGGCGACCGCGGCCCTCGTCCGGGCCCGGTACCCGCAGATGTCGGCAGCGGACGTGGTCAACCGGATCATCAACACGGCCCGGGACCTCGGGCCCACCGGCCGCGACGACCGGTTCGGCTACGGCATGGTGGATCCGGTGGCGGCCCTGACCGCCGACGTGCCCGCGGTGCAGCGCAACCCGCTCGACGACAACGGCTCGCCCGGGACGGTGGGCTTCGGCTGGGCGCCCGGCCTGGGGCCGGACACCAGGGCCGCCGCCGGGGCGGGCGGCGACCGGTTCAGCGTCGCCGCGCCGCAGCAGCAGACCCGGTGGGCGGCCCACCCGGCCGGCCAGGTCGCCGACTCGGCGCGGGAGCGGCTCTGGCCCGGGCTCGCAATGTTCGTCGCCCTGGTCACCAGTGCCGCGCTGGTGGTCCGCCGGCTACGCCAGTCCCGCCGCTGA